GGTGATGTGCCCTCCTGCTGTATGGCCACTATCTGTTACTGTGGCATCTGCTGGATAGGTGGCCTGGCACGGCTTGCTCCCTGgggtggatcagggctgggagCACACACCCACCTTTCCCCTGGCAGTTTTCCATTCAGACCCCCCCCACTGAGCACTTACCCTGGCACAGCTGCCAAGTTCAGGCCCCAGCCATGGTCCTGCTCAGGATAGCATGTGCTAGCTATGAGACAGAGGATCTGGTATGTTAACAAACGTGCCTGTGTAATGCAGCCAGCTCCCTGCCACGTGCACTTGGGCACTCACTAGCCAAGGCTCAGCTGCTATCACTTCCAACAGTAGCGTGTGCACCGGTGACTCTTTGGAGGGGGCCGGGGAAAGGCAGCTACCACCTCTGAGTAACATGGTCTCTCTGACCTGCCCATGCTCCATTCCCAGGGTGTGCTCCCTGGACGATGTTATTACAAACCCCACCCTACACCCATCTGATCAAATGGGGAGTGGGGAAAAGGTTCGGTGGCATGGCCGGGGAGAGCAAGAAACTATGCTCCGTATCTCCCCACCCTGCTtcccttcctgcagccatttGGGGACCCTCTGCCGCTATTTAGTGTCAGACTGAACTGAGAGGAGGGAGTAATTGACCCCTTCCTATTGTCAGGCTTCTGGGAGGAGGGCTGGGGCTATAAGTTAAGCCCTGTCTGGGcgatttgtgccagggcttgacAGTTCCTGGCCCccgcacctctgggcttgctgtgcTAGGTATGGaagtaaaaaattgcttgagcctcaGCTCCTCTCTCGTTACAAATGAAGCCCTGGGCCCAGGGACCTCTggagagagggtgggaggggagataaCAAAGGTGGCAGAAGGGAAGAGTCTAAGCCATTTGCCTTTCTCCCCAGCTGCTAGAAACTAGCCCTTCATCGCGGCAGGGTGCCCTGCAAAAGTGACCCTGCAAAGGATGAAACACAGTGAGGCTGTGCTGCCAGAGCAATGACCTGGGCTGCTCCGGAAGTCTGCACCAAGCACTTCCTAATACCAGCTCTTCGGTGTCTTCTTGCAATAATCCCTTAGCGGGGGTGGGAAATGCATCTCCTGTGTGTGATTACAGCTCTGCCCATGGCTTGCTGAGTGTCGTTCACCCCTGTGTGATGCTCCTTGGCACATGGATGGTGGTGAGCCTGGCTGGTTAAAGCCCAAGGATCAGCAATGGGCAAGGTGGTAGGAATCGAACCTGCAACCACTAGGCCCAGCCTGCAGTGAGGGGGGATTTTACAACTGGAGCTATTTGAACGCTTTCTGACAGTCTAACTCATGTTCTCAGGCCCGGCTCCTCCACAAACTCTCGGCCTGGGGCGGCCCGTCTGTCCCTGTGGAGAACATTGGCAGCCTGGACGATTGCGCCCCTTCCCTTGACAGGCCTGTGCGGCACGCCAAGAAGCGTCTCGGCAgactggcacacttcctgttcgcCATCATCCCCGCCAGGTTCCAGCATGCCCTCGGCTACCTGCCGACAGACTGCATGGGTCAGAGCAGGATCCCTGAGGGTAAGACCGCTCAGACACGAAACGAAGCAGTGTATGGGTGAGTGGCCTGGATCTGCTGAGCACGAGGTGGCCGTGCAGCAGGCCTGGTGCATGCGTCCTGCCTGGGTGCATGCATGCTGAGTCGCTGCTCCTAGGGCACACGCCGTCAGGTGGAATGGCCCACGCTCCAGGGAAAACGCTCTACTTTAGGTACCCAGTGTGAGACCTGAAAAGGGCTGGACTTCCTGAGAGCTGGAGTCTTGCGTTGAATACCCACACAGAGTCACTAGGCAGCCCTTTATAACTTTGGCCCTGACCTacctggagtgggaggggaggtgtTTGGCAAGCTTGTAGTGGGAACCTTGTCTGAATTGACCCTGTGGGACCTGTGACGAGTCCTGcaggccaggggctcccagcaatGATCTCTGCTGTAATAGCTGAAGGAATCCTTGGTGATTAAACTATACAACTCAGCTGAGCTGGTCCAGCccccgtggctgggagctgccgaTCATCTTAGCACGGTTCTGCCAGCTTCCCTTCCCGGTGCCCTGCAGCACCCCTTCCTCCTTGTCTGGTCCTGACACAACTGTGCTGGCTTAATAGTGGTGACAGTGCAAATGGGGCTAGGCTGAGGCCAGACACTTGGCCCTCCTGCTCCAAGGTGGGATTTGAACCGACCTCTGCAGATGTGAAAGGCTAGTTCCTTAAATCAGTGTCCTGGCCCCAGTCCACCTTCTCCCAAATAAccactgcttcctctgggctgtCTGTGCTGGAGGAACGGTCCAGCTAAGCGAACTGAGAGCTCAGAGGAGAGGTAGCTGTTTGCTTAAAACCTTCACGGGCTCCCCTGGCTGGCACCAGGACCTACGTCCATAGCCCTGCTGCTTGTTGGCAAAAGCGACAGCTCACCACTCAGTAGCTAGGAGACTCTGATGGTCACCCTTCCTCTTGCAGGAGGGTCTcgccaggagcggcaccagggtttttggtgccctaggtggggagggtccttccacgctcccggtcttgggggcacttcagcggcgggtcccggagcgggtGAAGGACCCGCAGCAGatttgccaccgaagacccagagcacggaaggacccccgccgccgaattgcctctgagagcggcaaaatgccacccctccaaatcctggcgccctaggcgaccacctaggtcgcctaaatggaagcgtcgGCCCTGGGTCTTGCggcaggggagcagagctggatgtCTTAGGCAAGGCTGAAGCATTGGGCCCATGAGTCATGTAGCTAGTGTCACCCAGAAGACGTTAGTCTAGCTTTGCTGTTCCTGTTGCAGGGGAACACCACTGCCAGCTGATGGGACTCAACCCCAAGGTGCTTAAATTATGGGAGCAAGACTCCTGCCACTGTATGTGAAAAGTACATGCAGTTAAGGCTTGAAACATGGACCTCTAGCTCCAGAAACATCGGCACCCTTTCCTTGAGCTGAGCTTTTTAATACACTAATGACCTTGAAAAGAGGGTAAGGAGTGAGGGGGATAAAAATCTGcattagtctggagaagacagaGGGAACCTAACTCAGCCAGGGGAGCGAATAGCACAGGGgcggtgggtggggggagctggcacTGACAGATGGCAGCTGATGCATGCGTCAGATTATTCTTTTTCCATATCTGAGAGGGTCCTAAGTAACTGTAATGACTTGGGGGAGAGCCGGATGTGTCGGTGACTAGCTCGCTGCAGATCTCTGCTGAATACGCAGAGGCAGGTGTGGAAAAAAGTCAACTTAATGTATTCTGTACAGGGAATAagctagtccagtggttctcaaacatctgtactggtgacccctttcacctaGCAACCTCTGAGTatgaccttcccctccccccggccccccgcttataaatttaaaacaattctttatatatttaacatcattgcaaatgctggtggcaaagcagggtttggggtggaggctgacagcttgtgaccccttgaggggccctgacccccaggttgagaacccctgagctagagagACCCTGAAAACCTTTTCTAAATCCGTGCCTGTACTCCTGACATGCTTTGTCCTCGGTCCCCCTGTCTCGGAGCAGAACTAGAGGGGCTTCGGAGATGAGTAACCCATGATCAGAAGCCTGGAAAGGCTTCTGCATGAGGGAAAAGATGTGGGCTGTGTGGTTTGGAGAGAAGGCCAGCTATAGATGCAAAAAGGAGTGCAAGCAAGGTCAGTCTTGTGCTTCTATTTACCTGCCTCGTAACCAAAAACAAGGGACCCTTTGATGCAATTAGGAGGCAACGCTTTAAAACTGGTAAACAAAACTACCCTTTTTAACATTAGGCGTAACTAGCCTGTGGAATGCCTTGGCCTCAATGATCTTATGGCAATAGCTCTAGAGTCTAATGAATTTCATTAGCCATCATGTCGGCTCTAAACCGTCGTGCTTCAGGAGGGAATCCAATCTCTGGCTGCCTCGCCCAGGAGGAGGATGCTCTGATGCTCAAGCAGGTGGTTCTAGAACAGCCCAGAAGTGGGTGTCTGGCACTTCCccgtggagcagctggtacaggctGCTGCTCGATAGGATGCTGGATGAGATGAAGCCTGGTTTGGCAAGTCTCTGCTCCAGATTTCCCAGGAGCACGTCTCTTGCAACCTTTTCCCCTACTGGGAAGAGCTTTGCTGCACGGCTCCATCCTCATGGAGACTGACCGCTCCTGGCTCTGTCTGGTCTCCCAAAGCCAGCAAAGGAGTTGGGTTACACCTCTGGTTAAGGGGGAAGGGTACCAACCAAGGCTTCCCGAAaagcaggggccagggcaggagggagacTAGCTGCCAGTCCAACACTGAGCCAAGACAGGCCTGAGCTCTCTCTCAGCCTTGTAGCCAGGACCCAGCACCTTGAGGTCTAACCATCACTGGGGTGAAGCTATCTGGATACGGCTGGCCGGTTAGTCACATGGCAAACCCGCTAGGCCATCCCTGCTCTGGAGCATCTGGGGTCCGTGCCTGCCCTTTGGGAGGGCAGACTTGGGCAGTGGTGACCCTTGCCTCCATGTGCTGTTCTTGCAGAGATCCAAAAAAGTCCCGTCAAGCCCTCGGGCAAAGGGAGCAAAAGGAAACAAGATGATGTTGCTCTGGAGGAGCAGCAGTCCTGGGTGGAGATCTTGCAGCAAGAGCTACCGGAAGAGGATGAGGCCGAAGACTCTACCTATGAGGTATGACGCACTGGCTGTTTGGCAGAGCTAGTCCCTGCATGCTGTGTTACGCAGAACTGTGGCGTAGCTCCAGCGCGTTAATACGGCTGTTTGTGCCCGGGATGCTACATCCTTTTCCGAGCACTGAGATCTCCTCTGCGTGCTCGCTGCTGGGGGCAAGTGGACTGCTGCAAAGCATGCGAGGCCTCCAGACAGCAGGAGGTGGCTTATGCAATGAGCCACCAGACTGGGGCCTGGCAGGTCTGACAGCTGCATCCCTTGCTGAGCCATGGACAGTGCATGGGCTGGATTCAGTAGATATCAggcttttgttttcagtttttactgagaGGTTTTTTGAAACTGAAACGCCTGGattttacaaaagccatttgacattttttttacTGATTGGCACTTCAGACCCAGCTGCCTGCTCCAGAACAAGACATGATGGCTCACTAATTGCCAGCTTTCCTTCCAGAGTGGGGAAATGGGTCAGCAGGACCGGCCTGACGAGTGCCGCATATGGACTGCGGTCAAACCCACGTCAACCATGTGCACATTACCAGTTTTATAGATAGTATGGGTAGTTCTCGGCCTTCCAAGTAAATGAGCTTTGGTGTCCTACTTTTCATGCTAAAATGAGTCAAAAATGGAAAAACTGTATCTCACTATACTTCAGAATAAGGGGGTTTTGAAAGCTTTTTGAAGAGTTACCCAGAAAACTTCAATGTGAATCTTGTGCAATGGTTTTGATCATCTCTTTGGGGTGTGTTAGTTTCCCAGGAAACTTTGTTGTATTTAAAGGGCCTTTGGTATACAGAGGTTGTCTGCTCCTCCCCTGGCAGATGCATCTGGTAACACATGTCCTATTTGTGTCCTAACAAGAAGTGCTGAGACTAGTGCTTGCTCTGCATTGCATGGAGGAGCTCTAACTTCCCCTCGCCGGTGTGATCTGCACAACATGTCTGCATTTGGCTACAGGCCACGATGGCTAGCATACAGGTGGCACTGGCCCATGTGAGCCTATACTAGGATGCTGGCTCCCAATAGACCTATTGGACGATGAGTTTCTCCAAACAGGAACTGTCTGCCTTGAGTGTCCGGGAAGTGCCTGGCAGACAGACAGGAGGCTGTTCATAAAGCCTCTTGCCCAGTAGATGAATATGTGCTGAGTTGTAGCTGGACAGATCATTGAAGTGgcagattcccccctcccccaaacccttcctgaTGTTGTCACCCTCTGGTTCACcaaaggggctggggaaggacagACTCGGGAAGCACAAAGGGCAATTAGTCAGCACCCACCGAAAGCCAAAGGAACTTGAGTGCCTAACTGCCCTTTGCCTTTGCACCCTTCCCCAGTCCTCATCCCCCTTTAAAGGGAGCCTGTCCCCTTTGCTGCATCTATGGGGAGAGCAATGGGCTCCTGCTGGAGCGTTGTCCTCTGCTCTAGGGCTTGCTGCTGCTTATCTCCCTGGATGTAGTTTGGCACAAAGCTTGTGTCCTCACCAGCACGGGCCTCCTTCCCTCTTGCAGCCAACACGATCGGAGACGGACAGCGAAGAATACAGGTCCCAGAACGACACAGAGACCGACCTGGAGTTTGAAGAGAAAGACGGGGTCCTGGTGCTGAAGGAATCACCGAGTCTGCAGGTAAGTGAGCCCCTCTCGAGAGCCATAGGATCACGCAAAAGGGCAAGCAAGGCCCCTTGTGTAGGGACTCTGCAAGTGTCCGTGTGATTAACAGGCAACTGGGCTGCAGCTTTGAATTATGCTGAGCTGTGTGAGAGCATAATGATGGCACTGGACCAAAGCATGGATCCTCCTAAACCTGATTACCAGTTCACCAGAGTAAACGGAGCAAGATGTGGATTTATGGGGCCAGTAGTCGCTGAAATGAGCCAGTTCTCTGGATCTGTTCTGGCTGCTGGTGTATCTGTtacaacaggtgcagaggaggcataatttcccttctAACCACAAAGCTTTAGGGTGGGTTTAGTCTGACTCTCCTGAGCCCCAGGTGCAAACCTCAGTGTTGATGTAACTGCCCAGTTCTTGGTGCCTGCTCCACTCTGAACTGCCCAACTGTGTGCCCTTGACTCTGCAGGAGTCTGGCGAGAACATGCTGGCTGCAGCAAGCAGCAATACCCtggagcagcaggctgcagcgACCGACGGCGGTGGGGATGCCCtggagcagcaggctgcagcgACCGACAGCGGTGGGGATGCCCtggagcagcaggctgcagcgACCGACGGCGGTGGGGATGCCCtggagcagcaggctgcagcgACCGACAGCGGTGGGGATGCCCtggagcagcaggctgcagcgACCGACGGCGGTGGGGACAtgcaggagcagcaggctgcagcgACCGACGGCGGTGACTGGGTTGAAGTGATGGGTGAGGATGTCTCTCCCCTGCACACAGGTGCTTTCTCCTGGGGCAAGGGGGGATAGGTCTGTGTGCACAGGGGCGAGAGGGCTACTGAAACTGCATGTTGAGAGCATGTTTTCCAGAACTGTGAGCCTGATAGGATGTTCTGCCTTCGCagggcagcaggggaagggaggagtgtgattggagtgggggggggcccTCAGATACCTCCTTTTCCAGGTCCTAAACTCccagctgctgaacagctgctggcaatgcctcaAGCTAGTGGGGTGGTTCTACTCAGGGAAGGTCAAGAGCCTGACTCCTCTGATCCACTCAGGTgagtgcagggcaatggagaatccgGCCCCAGTCTCCAGTGGCCAGAGGAGATGGCGTAGGCCTACTTGGGCATCAGGTGAGAGAGGAAAGCCATACAGAACTGTGCTCCGTGGTCATGCAGGGAccggagtcaggactcctagcTCCAAGCCCCAGTTCTGCCATAGTCACTCGGACTGTGGCCAATTCCCATCAACCTTTTTGCTTTCATGACTTTCCCCCTGGGGATAATCCTTAGACACTCAAGCCTTCCATCCCAGTGGAGGCCAGTGCAGGAGATGCTCAGATGACAGGCCCCTAACCTATGCACCTCACCTCCCTCTTGAAGAGGATTTTGAGTGGCTGTGCACTTTCCGAGTGCCCACTAACATAGCTTATTCCCACACACTGGACTGACTTCCAGCACTGCATATTAATTTCtcttgaacataagaatggccgtactgggtcagaccaaaggttcatctagcccagtatcctgtctaccgacagtggccaatgccaggtgccccagagggagtgaacctaacaggtaatgatcaagtgatctctctcctgccatccatctccaccctctcacaaacaggctagggacaccattccttacccatcctggctaatagccattaatggactgaacctccatgaatgtatccagttccctttgaaacactgttatagtcccagccttcacaacctcctcaggcaaggagttccacaagctgactgtgcattgtgtgaagaagaacttccttttgtttgtttttaaacctgctgcctattaatttcatttggtgacctagttcttgtattatgggaataagtacataacttttccttatctactttctccacatcactcagattgtatagacctctatcatatcccctcttttccaagctgaaaagtcctagcctctttaatctctcctcatatgggaccctctccaaacccctaatcattttagttgcccttctctgaaccttttctaatgccagtatatcatttttgagatgtggcgaccacatctgtactcagtattcaagatgtggcgaccacatctgtactcagtattcgcgatgtgggcgtaccatgaatttatataagggcaatatattttccatattattctctatcccctttttaatgattcctaacatcttctttgcttttttgaccacctcttgAAAGCACTAGTGACTGGTAAATTAGATATGACTGTGTCCAACCTGTTTAAAGCCCTAGTTCCCAAATGATCCATTGACCACCAGTGTCCTGCAGACCACTGGTAGGTGGGTGGGccagctggctggtcacatggtcCTAGCCCTCCATTTCCACCTGCTAAACTGTGTTAACACCGCTAAATATGTTGGATGCTCTGCCTGTAGATGCTAAAGTTGCTATTCCTTCACCAGTGGAAAGAGGCAGCCTAGTCACAAATTGGAAGGCAGGCTTCCGAGCAGCACTTGAAGAATGATCCATGCACCAAAGTTTGGAGATGCCTGGCTTAAAGGATTACAAAACACCAACCCTGGGCTCACTACCACCTCTTGTTCCCATCAGCAACTGACTGCAACTCACTCGGTCTGAATTTGACCGGGGCTCTAAAACTTTGGCTCACCTGATTGGAGCTCTTCTGTCTAGGGTATTCGTGAGAATCAGGACCTCCTGTGAGGTCACTTAACTTCCCCAACTGCTCCCTCTTGGCAGACCTAGCTATCCCCAAAGTTGCAACCTACAGTGTTGGTGTTGGATGAAGTATTGGCCTCAAGCTTCCAGAGGTGCAGAGTGCTCCCAGTGACGTAGGTGGGGTTTGCTGGTGCTTggcatcctctgaaaatcaggccatgacTATGTAAAGCTCTTACCACACTGGGCAGCACCATCTCTGTTGCTGATCTCGGCCAGTGCATGAACTGGAATAACTGTTCTTTCCCCTTGCCTCCTAGGATAAATGGGGCCCCTGGACTCCTGGACCAAGTTTCTATTTTTCCAAAGTGGCTGTTGTGGCTTTGAAATGCCTGGTTCTCCCTTAGCCAGCTTTGCCCTGTGAATGTGGATTAAACTGTCTTATAAAATGCGATGTTAATATTTTGGAATCTGTGATAATaaacccttttttttcttttttccacgtGACTTCAAAAGCAGtttggctcttctctgccccAGAGCTTGGCTAGCTCAGTAACTGGGAAACAAAGTAACTGTCGGGGGGTGTCACTACTGTAGTTTGGTTTTGGGGTACAAAGCTGGGCTCTCTGCAGATATCTAGATGGCAGCACATTAAACTACTGCACCAACCCCACCTCCTCCAGGATGGGTCCCAGTCCACTGTTTGGCAGGAGAATGACAACGCTGTCCTCTGACTATCCCAGTTCATCTCTGTGTCCAGCACAAGGGGCAGTTTGGCAGATGGAAAGGATCTTGTACCTTCTCTGGGGCTGCTCTGCACCAGCATGGCTACTTCAAAGGTGCTGCAGAACAATGATGAATTGGGGATctgtcccagaagcagtggcaaggCCAGTGCTGGGACACTGTATCCAGCGGAGCTCCAAACATGGTGAGGGTCCTGAAATTAATGGTCCTGAAATTAACGGTCTAGAAAACCAGCCTTACAGTGGGACACTTAATGTGCCTAACCTATTGCATTTATCAA
The sequence above is a segment of the Gopherus evgoodei ecotype Sinaloan lineage chromosome 22, rGopEvg1_v1.p, whole genome shotgun sequence genome. Coding sequences within it:
- the LOC115638813 gene encoding uncharacterized protein LOC115638813, encoding MYPERLPGFESGEYQNIEVSVYWQVQSSQDLVVLQNDRAAGSCRWEPGSPPSEELPAAQTDCEFSLARFFHHIAPLGLFSSLARLLHKLSAWGGPSVPVENIGSLDDCAPSLDRPVRHAKKRLGRLAHFLFAIIPARFQHALGYLPTDCMGQSRIPEEIQKSPVKPSGKGSKRKQDDVALEEQQSWVEILQQELPEEDEAEDSTYEPTRSETDSEEYRSQNDTETDLEFEEKDGVLVLKESPSLQESGENMLAAASSNTLEQQAAATDGGGDALEQQAAATDSGGDALEQQAAATDGGGDALEQQAAATDSGGDALEQQAAATDGGGDMQEQQAAATDGGDWVEVMVGATSRSPSLDQRVETISPGPSPHPG